In one Trichosurus vulpecula isolate mTriVul1 chromosome 8, mTriVul1.pri, whole genome shotgun sequence genomic region, the following are encoded:
- the LOC118828113 gene encoding prosaposin isoform X2, which produces MFYALLFLPTLLGAALAGPVFKKEECAKGPEVWCRDLQTAAECGAVQHCRQAVWSKPTVKSMPCEACKKVVIMVGDLLKQNGTEAEIESYLEKECEMLPQEDWVSKCKEIVESYLPVIINAIEGEMSNPEEVCSTLMFCRSLQRHLATLSQHQKELESNSISEVDIPKLVAPFMANVPLLLYPQGQTQKKPSQPKAGEDVCQDCVHLVTDVQNAIKNNSTFVESLVDHLKEECDRLGPGVSDMCKSYISQYSDIAVQMVMHTQPKEICEYAGFCAGKEIPLQALVPAHVATKVIPALELVEPIKKNVVQMKAGPTCELCQYVIKEIIKLLEGNKSKEDMVHAVEKVCSVIPKSMAQECRDLVESYGPAIVDLLLDETSPHLVCSLLNLCRNKKSVNVARLKSGVFCEVCKKVDGYLDRNLDKNSTKAMILAAFEKACSMLPGIYKDECDEFVEQYEPILIAALHDEMNPDSLCLKIGACPKAPPKPLLGTEQCVWGPSYWCKNLETATQCNAVEHCKRHVWN; this is translated from the exons ctctgGCTGGCCCTGTGTTTAAAAAGGAAGAATGTGCAAAGGGTCCCGAGGTCTGGTGCCGGGATTTGCAGACGGCGGCTGAGTGTGGGGCTGTCCAACATTGCCGCCAGGCTGTTTGGAGCAAGCCCACCGTG aAATCTATGCCCTGTGAAGCATGTAAGAAGGTGGTTATAATGGTGGGGGACTTGTTGAAACAAAATGGCACCGAG GCTGAAATTGAGAGTTACCTGGAGAAGGAGTGTGAGATGCTTCCTCAAGAGGATTGGGTATCCAAGTGCAAAGAGATAGTGGAGTCCTACCTCCCAGTTATCATCAATGCAATTGAAGGGGAAATG AGCAATCCTGAGGAGGTGTGTAGCACCCTCATGTTTTGCCGGTCCCTTCAGAGACATCTGGCTACCCTGAGTCAGCATCAGAAGGAACTGGAATCCAACTCGATCTCTGAAGTGGACATTCCCAAATTGGTGGCTCCCTTCATGGCCAATGTTCCCCTCCTCCTTTACCCTCAGGGACAGACCCAGAAAAAGCCCTCTCAGCCAAAG gctgGAGAGGATGTGTGCCAAGACTGTGTTCATTTAGTGACAGATGTGCAGAATGCTATAAAGAACAACTCCACCTTCGTCGAATCGTTAGTGGATCATCTCAAGGAAGAGTGTGATCGCCTTGGGCCAGGTGTATCTGACATG TGCAAGTCCTATATCAGCCAGTATTCTGACATTGCTGTCCAAATGGTGATGCACACG CAACCCAAGGAGATCTGTGAATATGCTGGGTTCTGTGCAGGGAAGGAGATACCTCTGCAGGCCCTGGTCCCAGCTCACGTGGCCACCAAAGTGATCCCTGCACTGGAGCTGGTGGAGCCAATCAAG AAGAACGTGGTTCAGATGAAGGCTGGTCCCACTTGTGAGCTGTGCCAATATGTTATCAAAGAGATCATCAAATTGCTGGAGGGCAACAAGAGTAAG GAGGATATGGTTCATGCTGTCGAGAAAGTGTGCTCTGTGATCCCCAAGTCCATGGCTCAGGAATGCCGAGACCTGGTGGAGTCTTATGGCCCGGCCATCGTGGATCTGCTCCTGGATGAGACAAGCCCTCACTTGGTTTGCAGCCTGCTTAACCTTTGTCGGAACAAAAAGTCAG TTAACGTGGCCAGGCTTAAGAGTGGAGTCTTCTGTGAGGTGTGCAAAAAGGTGGATGGGTATTTGGACCGGAACCTGGATAAGAACAGCACAAAGGCCATGATTCTTGCTGCCTTTGAGAAGGCTTGTAGCATGTTGCCAGGAATTTACAAAGATGAG TGTGATGAGTTTGTGGAACAGTATGAGCCCATCTTGATAGCAGCCCTGCATGATGAGATGAATCCTGATTCTCTGTGTCTG AAAATTGGAGCTTGCCCCAAAGCTCCTCCTAAGCCTCTGCTGGGAACGGAGCAATGTGTCTGGGGCCCAAGCTACTGGTGTAAGAACCTGGAGACAGCCACTCAGTGCAAC gCTGTTGAGCACTGCAAGCGCCATGTGTGGAATTAG
- the LOC118828113 gene encoding prosaposin isoform X1 yields the protein MFYALLFLPTLLGAALAGPVFKKEECAKGPEVWCRDLQTAAECGAVQHCRQAVWSKPTVKSMPCEACKKVVIMVGDLLKQNGTEAEIESYLEKECEMLPQEDWVSKCKEIVESYLPVIINAIEGEMSNPEEVCSTLMFCRSLQRHLATLSQHQKELESNSISEVDIPKLVAPFMANVPLLLYPQGQTQKKPSQPKAGEDVCQDCVHLVTDVQNAIKNNSTFVESLVDHLKEECDRLGPGVSDMCKSYISQYSDIAVQMVMHTPQDQQPKEICEYAGFCAGKEIPLQALVPAHVATKVIPALELVEPIKKNVVQMKAGPTCELCQYVIKEIIKLLEGNKSKEDMVHAVEKVCSVIPKSMAQECRDLVESYGPAIVDLLLDETSPHLVCSLLNLCRNKKSVNVARLKSGVFCEVCKKVDGYLDRNLDKNSTKAMILAAFEKACSMLPGIYKDECDEFVEQYEPILIAALHDEMNPDSLCLKIGACPKAPPKPLLGTEQCVWGPSYWCKNLETATQCNAVEHCKRHVWN from the exons ctctgGCTGGCCCTGTGTTTAAAAAGGAAGAATGTGCAAAGGGTCCCGAGGTCTGGTGCCGGGATTTGCAGACGGCGGCTGAGTGTGGGGCTGTCCAACATTGCCGCCAGGCTGTTTGGAGCAAGCCCACCGTG aAATCTATGCCCTGTGAAGCATGTAAGAAGGTGGTTATAATGGTGGGGGACTTGTTGAAACAAAATGGCACCGAG GCTGAAATTGAGAGTTACCTGGAGAAGGAGTGTGAGATGCTTCCTCAAGAGGATTGGGTATCCAAGTGCAAAGAGATAGTGGAGTCCTACCTCCCAGTTATCATCAATGCAATTGAAGGGGAAATG AGCAATCCTGAGGAGGTGTGTAGCACCCTCATGTTTTGCCGGTCCCTTCAGAGACATCTGGCTACCCTGAGTCAGCATCAGAAGGAACTGGAATCCAACTCGATCTCTGAAGTGGACATTCCCAAATTGGTGGCTCCCTTCATGGCCAATGTTCCCCTCCTCCTTTACCCTCAGGGACAGACCCAGAAAAAGCCCTCTCAGCCAAAG gctgGAGAGGATGTGTGCCAAGACTGTGTTCATTTAGTGACAGATGTGCAGAATGCTATAAAGAACAACTCCACCTTCGTCGAATCGTTAGTGGATCATCTCAAGGAAGAGTGTGATCGCCTTGGGCCAGGTGTATCTGACATG TGCAAGTCCTATATCAGCCAGTATTCTGACATTGCTGTCCAAATGGTGATGCACACG CCGCAGGATCAG CAACCCAAGGAGATCTGTGAATATGCTGGGTTCTGTGCAGGGAAGGAGATACCTCTGCAGGCCCTGGTCCCAGCTCACGTGGCCACCAAAGTGATCCCTGCACTGGAGCTGGTGGAGCCAATCAAG AAGAACGTGGTTCAGATGAAGGCTGGTCCCACTTGTGAGCTGTGCCAATATGTTATCAAAGAGATCATCAAATTGCTGGAGGGCAACAAGAGTAAG GAGGATATGGTTCATGCTGTCGAGAAAGTGTGCTCTGTGATCCCCAAGTCCATGGCTCAGGAATGCCGAGACCTGGTGGAGTCTTATGGCCCGGCCATCGTGGATCTGCTCCTGGATGAGACAAGCCCTCACTTGGTTTGCAGCCTGCTTAACCTTTGTCGGAACAAAAAGTCAG TTAACGTGGCCAGGCTTAAGAGTGGAGTCTTCTGTGAGGTGTGCAAAAAGGTGGATGGGTATTTGGACCGGAACCTGGATAAGAACAGCACAAAGGCCATGATTCTTGCTGCCTTTGAGAAGGCTTGTAGCATGTTGCCAGGAATTTACAAAGATGAG TGTGATGAGTTTGTGGAACAGTATGAGCCCATCTTGATAGCAGCCCTGCATGATGAGATGAATCCTGATTCTCTGTGTCTG AAAATTGGAGCTTGCCCCAAAGCTCCTCCTAAGCCTCTGCTGGGAACGGAGCAATGTGTCTGGGGCCCAAGCTACTGGTGTAAGAACCTGGAGACAGCCACTCAGTGCAAC gCTGTTGAGCACTGCAAGCGCCATGTGTGGAATTAG